A region of Verrucomicrobiia bacterium DNA encodes the following proteins:
- a CDS encoding fused MFS/spermidine synthase: MKTPVPSASPAPLTPRWFLFFTAFMTGAAIMVVEILGAKMLSPFIGTSHFVWTAQIAVTLVALACGYYAGGRLADKSQDLHTLYWAIIGAAVYLVLTVLVCEPVAYWCLDFNLAVGSLLASAFLFFVPLGLLAMTGPFLVRVITSNVAGVGSNVGRLTAVGTVGSFLGTLLVSYVMLPWIPNSTSMYLTASLLLIVAGFYFLRYRSGSKRPVVAVAASLAVVAALFFTEGRRQYGTFVERFHGNSHFGEIVVIERRDGQLRFYSNDNLVQNTYDPVRRQSVSTFTYMLSGLARAYTTNISSVLCIGMGVGIVPMEFAREGSRVEVVEINPAIVPVAERFFDLEPSKMTIIIDDGRHFLNRATNDYDAVILDAFLGDSSPAHLMTREAFESIRRVLRPGGTLVINAFCELEPGRDFFAASLHQTLQSVFKGVRMHFGGGQIYFVATERTEPQALRTPDFAAMHPQARGDAMTAFQTLVSTDPGHGRVLTDDYNPVEFHDARNREMVRRRLALNARQMQNL, encoded by the coding sequence GTGAAAACCCCTGTGCCCAGTGCCTCGCCAGCGCCCCTCACGCCACGCTGGTTCCTTTTCTTCACCGCGTTCATGACGGGTGCGGCAATCATGGTCGTGGAAATCCTGGGCGCAAAAATGTTGTCGCCGTTCATCGGCACCTCGCACTTCGTCTGGACAGCGCAGATTGCTGTCACGCTGGTCGCCCTTGCTTGCGGCTATTACGCGGGCGGCCGGCTTGCAGACAAATCGCAGGATCTGCACACCCTTTACTGGGCAATCATTGGCGCAGCCGTTTACCTCGTCCTTACGGTCCTCGTCTGCGAGCCCGTCGCTTACTGGTGTCTCGACTTCAACCTCGCCGTCGGCTCCTTGCTCGCATCCGCATTCTTGTTCTTTGTTCCTCTCGGTTTGCTTGCGATGACTGGCCCGTTCCTTGTGCGCGTGATCACGTCAAACGTCGCCGGCGTCGGCAGCAACGTGGGCCGCCTTACGGCGGTGGGAACGGTTGGCAGCTTCCTTGGAACATTGCTCGTGAGTTATGTCATGCTCCCGTGGATTCCCAATTCGACGTCGATGTACCTCACCGCCTCCCTGCTGCTGATCGTGGCGGGTTTTTACTTTCTGCGTTATCGGAGCGGTTCGAAACGGCCGGTGGTTGCGGTCGCGGCATCCCTGGCTGTGGTGGCTGCGCTCTTCTTCACGGAGGGACGGCGACAGTACGGCACCTTCGTGGAACGGTTTCATGGCAATTCTCATTTCGGTGAGATCGTTGTCATTGAACGTCGCGACGGCCAGTTGCGGTTTTATTCGAACGATAATCTGGTGCAGAACACTTATGATCCCGTGCGGCGGCAGAGCGTTTCCACATTCACCTACATGCTGTCAGGACTGGCCCGCGCCTATACGACCAACATATCCAGCGTGCTGTGCATCGGAATGGGCGTCGGCATCGTGCCCATGGAGTTCGCGCGGGAAGGCTCCCGTGTGGAAGTCGTTGAAATCAATCCAGCGATCGTTCCCGTGGCGGAACGCTTCTTCGACCTGGAGCCATCAAAAATGACGATCATAATTGACGACGGGCGGCACTTTCTGAATCGCGCAACGAACGATTACGACGCCGTCATTCTGGATGCATTTTTGGGAGACTCGTCGCCCGCGCACTTGATGACACGGGAGGCGTTTGAGTCGATTCGGCGGGTGTTGCGTCCGGGTGGCACGCTGGTGATCAACGCATTCTGCGAGCTCGAACCGGGGCGTGATTTCTTTGCGGCTTCGCTGCACCAGACGCTGCAATCCGTGTTCAAGGGCGTGCGGATGCATTTTGGCGGGGGCCAGATATATTTCGTCGCCACGGAAAGGACGGAGCCGCAGGCGTTGCGAACGCCGGATTTTGCCGCGATGCATCCACAGGCCCGCGGTGATGCCATGACCGCCTTCCAGACGCTGGTGAGCACGGATCCCGGGCACGGCCGTGTGCTCACCGACGACTACAATCCGGTTGAGTTCCATGATGCGCGGAACCGGGAGATGGTCCGCCGCCGTCTTGCGTTGAATGCGCGGCAGATGCAAAATTTGTAG
- a CDS encoding M48 family metallopeptidase — translation MVEPGESLQRNNYPGGAFDPSLEGGSASGTITLSETLVNFESGKGTVSLPADAMNVEVGGVSGEVVFFKHPARPQTVIHTRERAILAHPLLANRSDLATQNRNDRRRRRTLLTVALTIALLFVATIVVLIASKDRIVSGIADSIPVEWEVKFGDQAFASLISGKREITDPAIQQQLKLITAPLLEGVKDAPYSFRFHIIEDPTLNAFAVPGGHVVIHTGLLLASDAPEEVAGVLAHEIAHVTRRHGFRNVISTLGLYQLVQLVVGDASGIIAVLASNSTFLLERKFSRDFEREADDAGWDYLMHANIRPDGMIEFFRKMRKEETKAAGADSGAMALMSTHPATAERIANLESRWRNVETKSGFHAFPINYREFKEQVQNAVRK, via the coding sequence ATGGTTGAACCCGGCGAATCCTTGCAAAGAAATAATTATCCGGGCGGTGCGTTTGATCCGAGCCTCGAGGGCGGGAGTGCGTCCGGCACAATCACACTCTCTGAAACGTTGGTGAACTTCGAATCGGGGAAAGGAACTGTTTCCCTGCCAGCTGACGCAATGAACGTGGAGGTCGGCGGCGTCAGCGGTGAAGTCGTTTTCTTCAAGCATCCAGCGCGTCCGCAGACCGTTATTCACACGCGAGAACGGGCCATCCTCGCGCACCCGCTTCTTGCGAATCGGTCCGATCTTGCAACGCAAAACCGAAACGATCGCCGCCGCCGCCGCACGCTTCTGACCGTCGCGCTTACTATCGCCCTGCTGTTTGTGGCAACAATCGTCGTGCTGATCGCCTCGAAGGACCGCATCGTCTCAGGCATTGCGGACTCGATCCCTGTTGAATGGGAGGTGAAGTTCGGCGACCAGGCCTTCGCGAGTTTGATCTCAGGCAAACGCGAGATTACGGATCCCGCAATCCAGCAACAACTCAAGCTGATCACTGCGCCACTGCTTGAAGGGGTGAAGGATGCGCCCTACTCCTTCCGATTCCATATCATCGAGGATCCCACGCTCAATGCATTTGCGGTTCCTGGCGGGCATGTCGTGATTCACACCGGCCTTCTGCTTGCCTCCGATGCACCGGAGGAGGTCGCTGGCGTGCTGGCGCACGAAATTGCCCATGTCACGCGGCGTCATGGGTTTCGCAACGTGATATCGACGCTCGGCCTTTATCAACTGGTTCAACTCGTGGTGGGCGACGCCAGTGGCATCATTGCCGTGCTGGCGAGCAACAGCACGTTCCTGCTCGAACGAAAGTTTTCCCGCGATTTCGAGCGTGAGGCGGATGATGCGGGATGGGATTACCTCATGCACGCCAACATTCGCCCGGATGGAATGATTGAGTTCTTCCGGAAGATGCGCAAGGAAGAGACCAAAGCTGCGGGGGCGGACAGCGGTGCGATGGCGTTGATGAGCACGCATCCAGCCACGGCTGAACGAATCGCAAATCTCGAGTCCCGCTGGCGGAACGTGGAAACCAAAAGCGGCTTTCACGCGTTCCCGATCAACTACCGGGAGTTCAAGGAACAGGTCCAAAATGCAGTCCGCAAGTGA
- a CDS encoding glycoside hydrolase family 88 protein: MNQPSRILQKLIAALSVLIAQAALAAPSPAQVPTALHRMPPKYPVPYGPTNAAAITEVLQRIHGYLEANTPIRVVNRETGAEITDFSQPDRQATVERGHFPIISYEWGVTYSGMLLAAETTGDSRFTDYVSKRLKFIAARTQYFRALDEAGMTGERNPFRAVLHPGALDDAGSMCAAMIKAGRAGLVEARPLVDHWADYVFTKQFRLEDGTLARKRPMMNSLWLDDLYMGVPALAQMGSLTGDARYFDDAVKQIRQFSQRMFNRDLGVYMHGWIAGMSVHPEFRWARANGWALLAKTELLDALPENHPGRAFVLDLFRAHVRGLASYQGHNGLWHQLLDRNDSYLETSASAIYTYCIAHAINRGWIDPLAYGPMVLLSWNAVSTKVNAAGQVEEVCVGTGMGFDPAFYYYRPTSVFAAHGYGPVLLAGAEMIRLIKSDRAVINDSAVQFDRQPADMRNAH; the protein is encoded by the coding sequence ATGAACCAGCCTTCCCGGATTCTGCAGAAACTCATCGCCGCTCTCTCGGTTCTCATCGCGCAAGCGGCGCTGGCCGCACCCTCCCCCGCCCAGGTGCCAACGGCACTGCATCGCATGCCGCCGAAGTATCCTGTCCCCTATGGACCGACGAACGCCGCCGCCATCACTGAAGTCCTTCAGCGAATTCACGGGTATCTGGAAGCCAACACTCCCATTCGCGTGGTGAACCGCGAAACAGGCGCGGAGATCACGGATTTTTCGCAACCAGACCGGCAGGCGACGGTGGAGCGAGGGCATTTTCCAATCATCAGTTACGAGTGGGGAGTCACCTATTCGGGCATGTTGCTGGCGGCCGAAACCACAGGGGATTCACGATTCACCGATTACGTTTCGAAACGCCTGAAATTTATCGCTGCAAGGACACAGTACTTCCGCGCTCTCGACGAGGCGGGGATGACGGGGGAGCGCAATCCATTCCGTGCGGTGCTCCATCCCGGCGCTCTGGATGACGCGGGCTCGATGTGCGCGGCGATGATCAAGGCCGGGCGTGCGGGCCTGGTTGAGGCGCGGCCGTTGGTTGACCATTGGGCCGACTACGTGTTCACCAAACAGTTCCGCCTGGAGGACGGAACTCTCGCGCGCAAGCGTCCAATGATGAATTCCCTTTGGTTGGACGACCTGTACATGGGGGTGCCAGCGCTCGCGCAAATGGGCAGCCTGACGGGGGATGCGCGTTACTTCGATGACGCTGTAAAGCAAATCCGCCAATTTTCTCAGCGCATGTTCAACCGTGATCTCGGCGTTTACATGCATGGCTGGATCGCAGGGATGTCCGTGCATCCAGAGTTTCGATGGGCGCGGGCGAATGGATGGGCATTGCTGGCGAAAACGGAACTGCTCGACGCACTGCCGGAAAATCATCCGGGCCGGGCATTCGTGCTGGACCTCTTCCGCGCGCATGTCCGCGGCCTGGCGTCCTATCAGGGGCACAACGGACTCTGGCACCAGCTTCTCGACCGCAATGACTCCTATCTGGAGACCTCTGCATCAGCCATTTACACCTATTGCATTGCGCACGCGATCAACCGGGGATGGATCGATCCACTCGCGTACGGTCCCATGGTGCTGCTGTCATGGAATGCCGTTTCAACCAAGGTCAATGCGGCGGGGCAGGTCGAAGAGGTATGCGTCGGCACGGGAATGGGATTCGATCCCGCGTTTTATTATTACCGGCCCACAAGCGTTTTTGCCGCTCATGGTTATGGACCGGTGCTGCTGGCGGGCGCTGAAATGATCCGCCTGATAAAGTCGGATCGAGCAGTCATCAACGACAGCGCAGTCCAGTTTGATCGCCAGCCGGCCGACATGCGCAATGCGCATTGA
- a CDS encoding amidohydrolase family protein yields MIPIAQTGFAMLAWMAFSGASQVSVAAAELLPPGFRPLPHGVHALVGATVVVRPGTVLESATIVIRDGRFDSVNTNLAVPADARVWPMQGTTIYAGFIEPYLILNAGGAPVSTSEAFPVNESSLAAGGTRFYGAPGVQNERPNEPTQGNERFVPERRSVDGYTASSDSLRPLRELGFTAAVLAPGKGILRGRSSLVSLREDSVSRVVLKSDLFQHIAFDTSNNEPNVYPASLMGVIASVRQTFFNAQHQARTTAANGSRTFSVSFDDSLEALAATLERRAPAVFEAGSALMNERAAQVAHEFGIPYHLVASGEEWRRPDLLQTNGPAYIVPVNFPAAPKLPAQDDWEQISLDQLRAWDWAAENPAILAKSGARVALTTHGLDDRKHFRRNLQLALDRGLSEMDALAALTTIPARICGVDKMLGTIEPGKIANLVVVHGTNYFNPENRVRAVWIDGRIYPSDVSEPIAGETEKARPVQTREPDATPSREEPEAHPRPAGTSDTAAAATNSAAGATAAAQPERKLTPRELLKERVARSPLERRGATTNPGSLLIRGATVWTAGPQGILTNGSLLVSGGKIQQAGHFKTEVAQGTFVIDGAGLHVTPGIVDCHSHAAILGNGNEMGVPSSAMVRIADVVNSESENLYRQLAGGVTTINLLHGSANPIGGQSCVIKLRDGQPPAGLLFTNAPAGIKFALGENVKQANWGDRFTTRFPQTRMGVRTFIQNRFVAAQQYQADWDKFRAANGGGVAEPRRDLELEAIADILRGERWIHCHAYRQDEMLMLTRLMQGFGVQIATFQHALEAYKIADELAAANIGVSLFSDWWGFKFELFDAIPYNGSVARERGLLVSFNSDFSELARRLYVEAAKAVKYGGTPEHEALKFITINPARQLRIDSFTGSLEPGKDADFAIWSRSPLDSTTVCLQTWIEGRRYFDREADADRIEQLRRERDALVAKARRASDAGGAGGEAPAGGKSFFEVSLEQRHEHSWRCDGE; encoded by the coding sequence ATGATTCCGATTGCCCAAACCGGGTTTGCGATGCTCGCCTGGATGGCCTTCTCTGGCGCCAGCCAAGTCAGTGTCGCTGCCGCGGAGTTGCTGCCTCCAGGCTTTCGCCCCTTGCCTCACGGCGTTCACGCGCTGGTCGGCGCGACCGTAGTTGTCCGGCCGGGGACCGTGCTGGAATCCGCTACCATTGTCATTCGTGACGGACGTTTCGATTCCGTGAACACAAACCTGGCGGTGCCTGCGGATGCGCGGGTGTGGCCGATGCAAGGAACGACGATCTATGCAGGATTCATCGAACCTTACCTGATTCTCAACGCGGGCGGCGCGCCGGTGTCGACGTCCGAGGCGTTCCCCGTGAATGAAAGCTCGCTGGCTGCGGGCGGCACTCGTTTCTATGGCGCGCCGGGTGTTCAGAACGAACGGCCGAACGAGCCCACCCAGGGCAACGAGCGATTCGTTCCAGAGCGGCGCTCAGTCGATGGTTACACCGCCAGCAGCGATTCTCTCAGGCCGCTTCGAGAATTGGGTTTTACCGCGGCAGTGCTCGCGCCGGGGAAGGGAATCCTGCGCGGTCGAAGTTCCCTGGTTTCATTGCGGGAGGACAGCGTGAGCCGTGTTGTGCTGAAGTCGGATCTGTTTCAACACATTGCATTTGATACATCGAACAATGAACCCAATGTCTACCCAGCGTCGCTCATGGGCGTGATCGCAAGCGTGCGCCAGACATTCTTCAACGCGCAGCACCAGGCTCGAACCACAGCCGCAAACGGTTCAAGAACGTTTTCCGTTTCATTTGATGATTCCCTCGAAGCGCTTGCTGCAACTTTGGAGCGCCGCGCTCCCGCGGTGTTCGAGGCGGGCAGCGCGCTGATGAACGAACGCGCGGCGCAGGTCGCGCACGAATTCGGAATTCCATATCATCTCGTCGCCTCGGGAGAGGAATGGCGGAGGCCCGACCTCCTTCAAACAAACGGCCCGGCCTATATTGTTCCCGTGAATTTTCCGGCCGCTCCGAAATTGCCGGCGCAAGACGATTGGGAGCAGATCTCGCTCGACCAGTTGCGCGCATGGGACTGGGCCGCCGAAAACCCTGCAATTCTTGCGAAGAGCGGGGCGCGCGTCGCATTGACGACGCATGGACTTGACGATCGAAAGCATTTTCGCCGAAACCTGCAACTGGCCCTTGATCGCGGATTGAGCGAGATGGATGCGCTGGCGGCGTTGACGACGATTCCAGCGAGAATCTGTGGAGTGGATAAAATGTTGGGAACGATCGAGCCGGGCAAGATCGCCAACCTCGTGGTGGTCCACGGAACGAATTACTTCAATCCCGAAAATCGAGTGCGCGCGGTCTGGATCGATGGGCGCATCTATCCCAGCGACGTCAGTGAACCGATCGCAGGCGAAACCGAGAAGGCGAGGCCGGTTCAAACGCGGGAGCCGGATGCAACGCCGTCGCGGGAAGAGCCGGAGGCGCATCCCAGGCCGGCGGGAACATCCGATACTGCGGCTGCAGCGACGAATTCCGCGGCGGGCGCGACGGCAGCCGCTCAACCGGAACGGAAGCTCACGCCGCGTGAGCTGTTAAAGGAACGTGTCGCGCGTTCGCCGCTTGAGCGGCGCGGTGCCACGACGAATCCGGGATCACTTCTGATCCGCGGCGCTACAGTTTGGACTGCGGGTCCGCAGGGAATTTTGACCAATGGATCCCTTCTCGTTTCCGGCGGGAAGATTCAGCAGGCCGGGCATTTCAAAACCGAAGTCGCCCAAGGCACGTTCGTAATCGACGGCGCCGGGTTGCATGTCACGCCTGGAATTGTTGACTGTCACAGTCACGCCGCGATTCTCGGCAATGGCAATGAAATGGGAGTTCCTTCCTCCGCGATGGTGCGGATAGCCGACGTGGTGAACTCCGAGTCTGAGAATTTATATCGGCAACTTGCAGGCGGAGTGACAACGATCAACCTGTTGCATGGATCGGCGAACCCGATTGGCGGACAGAGTTGCGTGATCAAGCTGCGCGACGGCCAGCCGCCCGCCGGACTGCTGTTCACGAATGCGCCCGCGGGAATCAAGTTTGCGCTTGGGGAAAACGTAAAGCAGGCCAACTGGGGAGACCGGTTCACCACGCGTTTTCCGCAGACCCGCATGGGCGTTCGCACCTTCATCCAAAACCGGTTCGTCGCTGCGCAGCAGTACCAGGCCGACTGGGACAAGTTTCGCGCCGCGAATGGTGGGGGTGTGGCGGAGCCGCGGCGGGATCTTGAACTGGAGGCGATCGCCGACATTCTCCGCGGTGAACGCTGGATTCACTGCCACGCGTATCGGCAGGATGAGATGTTGATGCTCACGCGCCTGATGCAGGGATTCGGAGTTCAGATTGCCACATTCCAGCATGCGCTTGAGGCATATAAGATTGCGGATGAACTCGCTGCGGCAAACATCGGCGTGTCACTATTCTCCGACTGGTGGGGTTTCAAATTCGAACTCTTTGACGCTATTCCTTACAACGGGTCGGTGGCTCGCGAGCGCGGCCTGCTGGTGTCGTTCAACTCGGATTTTTCCGAACTGGCCCGGAGGCTTTATGTCGAGGCCGCCAAGGCTGTGAAATATGGAGGAACGCCGGAGCACGAGGCCTTGAAGTTCATCACGATCAACCCCGCGCGGCAATTACGCATCGATTCGTTCACTGGCTCGCTCGAACCTGGCAAGGATGCGGATTTTGCGATCTGGTCGCGCTCCCCGCTCGATTCCACGACGGTTTGTTTGCAGACATGGATTGAGGGCCGCCGCTATTTCGATCGCGAAGCGGACGCCGATCGGATTGAGCAGTTGCGTCGCGAACGAGACGCGCTCGTCGCAAAGGCGCGCCGCGCATCCGATGCAGGAGGCGCCGGAGGCGAAGCCCCCGCGGGAGGAAAGTCATTCTTTGAGGTATCGCTGGAGCAGCGCCACGAGCATTCCTGGAGGTGTGACGGTGAATAG
- a CDS encoding amidohydrolase family protein — MNRTRWLKRFAICVGALCVSLSPFASAQSLLLTNAVIHTVTSGVLTNHAISIEGDRIRELPELRADFAAPAGVTVIDLKGQHVYPGIIALDTGVGLTEIEAVRATRDSSEVGDYTPDVVSWVAVNPDSELIPVARANGIAYFQPIPKGNVVAGQSALMAASGWTTEEMTFKAPAALHLTWPGMELNTSPMERTRETGKWKSLEDQAKERRSRLKSMEDFFEEAKAYAKAAAAKDNGGAVSKVPAWEAMIPYVRGELPVFVHADEVRQIRSAIGWAATNQIRIAIAGGRDAVRIADLLATNGVPVIYESIFIQPARDTDAYDLQFSAPELLRQAGVKVAFAFGSGGFANTSLRNLPYAAAHAIAFGLPQGEALKALTLHPAEIIGVADRLGSIEAGKLATLFVSDGSIFDVRSRVTRMWIGGREVSLESRHTRLYERYRNRPSP, encoded by the coding sequence GTGAATAGAACGCGCTGGTTGAAGAGGTTTGCCATCTGCGTTGGCGCGTTGTGCGTGTCGCTTTCCCCTTTCGCCAGCGCGCAATCATTGCTTCTAACCAATGCGGTGATTCACACGGTCACATCGGGAGTGCTGACAAACCACGCGATTTCCATTGAAGGTGATCGCATCCGCGAACTGCCGGAACTGCGGGCCGATTTTGCCGCCCCGGCCGGCGTCACAGTCATCGACCTAAAGGGACAGCACGTTTACCCAGGAATCATCGCGCTCGACACAGGCGTGGGACTTACGGAAATCGAAGCCGTTCGCGCGACGCGGGACTCCAGTGAGGTGGGCGATTACACACCCGATGTGGTTTCGTGGGTTGCGGTGAATCCGGATTCTGAATTGATTCCGGTAGCCCGCGCAAATGGCATCGCGTATTTCCAGCCCATTCCGAAAGGCAACGTCGTGGCGGGCCAATCCGCGTTGATGGCCGCCAGCGGCTGGACGACGGAGGAGATGACTTTCAAGGCGCCCGCCGCCTTGCATCTGACGTGGCCAGGCATGGAGTTAAACACCAGCCCGATGGAGCGAACGCGCGAAACCGGCAAGTGGAAGTCGCTTGAAGACCAGGCGAAGGAGCGGCGTTCGCGGCTCAAATCGATGGAGGATTTTTTTGAAGAGGCGAAGGCCTACGCAAAAGCTGCGGCAGCGAAAGACAATGGCGGGGCGGTGTCCAAGGTGCCCGCGTGGGAGGCGATGATTCCCTACGTGCGCGGCGAGTTGCCGGTTTTTGTGCATGCTGATGAAGTGCGACAGATTCGCAGCGCCATTGGCTGGGCTGCCACCAATCAGATCCGCATTGCGATAGCTGGGGGGCGTGACGCTGTTCGCATCGCGGATTTGCTCGCGACCAACGGCGTCCCGGTGATTTACGAAAGTATATTTATCCAACCGGCGCGTGACACCGATGCTTATGACCTGCAGTTCAGCGCGCCCGAACTGTTGCGGCAAGCTGGCGTGAAGGTTGCCTTTGCGTTCGGATCGGGTGGATTTGCAAACACTTCGCTTCGCAATCTGCCGTATGCGGCGGCGCACGCGATCGCGTTCGGTTTGCCTCAGGGGGAAGCGCTGAAGGCGCTGACGCTGCATCCTGCTGAAATCATTGGCGTCGCGGACAGGCTCGGATCCATTGAGGCAGGCAAATTGGCGACCCTCTTTGTGAGCGATGGCAGCATTTTTGATGTGCGCTCGCGGGTGACGCGAATGTGGATTGGCGGACGCGAGGTGAGTCTCGAATCGCGGCATACGCGGCTTTACGAGCGATACAGGAACCGCCCATCTCCCTGA
- a CDS encoding sigma-70 family RNA polymerase sigma factor, whose product MKTTDIQALLADFRETGSETAFRELAGRYIDLVYSVARRLVDGDAHRAEDVAQTVFADLARKASKLPPDVLLGGWLHRHTCFVASNIMRTERRRQIRERHAVEMNALHSDPGGPEFSAMAPMIDEAINELSEADRTAIVLRFFEHRDFRAVGEAIGANEDAARMRVNRALERLEGALRRRGVTSTAAALGIILGVHAVHAAPAGLALAVSGAAALGGTAASAATTTQIIAMTTVQKTIITTALAVAIGAGLYQAKQASALRKEVAALEQKQAPLQAQIAQLEQQQAEAKQVLASLSEENDTLKKKPSEVLKLRGEVGRLQEEKSTLGRTAALSKATETPEARKFMREQQKAGMSMLYKELGRRVKLPEEKADQLNDLLADNIMENVDLITTVLRDGGTPAEVEQKFAALEAGLKDKVKSMLEPEAYAEYEEYTRNLVGLLSSEQFKGKLTGENEDKDAKKQQLYNLLLEETRAALTQAGLPQDYQLLPILNFRNIAFENEADRSLQLLSGVYEKVAARSTSFLSAEELKSFEEFRKQAIENSRMGLVMNRSLMMPIGK is encoded by the coding sequence TTGAAAACGACGGACATCCAGGCCTTGCTGGCGGATTTTCGGGAAACCGGTTCGGAAACCGCCTTTCGCGAACTGGCCGGCCGCTACATTGACCTCGTGTATTCGGTGGCGCGCCGGCTCGTGGATGGCGATGCGCACCGCGCCGAGGATGTTGCCCAGACCGTCTTTGCCGATCTTGCCCGCAAGGCCTCCAAACTGCCTCCGGACGTTCTGCTCGGCGGATGGCTGCATCGGCACACCTGTTTTGTCGCCTCGAACATCATGCGGACCGAGCGCCGCCGTCAGATTCGGGAAAGGCATGCCGTTGAAATGAATGCGTTGCACAGTGATCCAGGCGGCCCGGAGTTTTCTGCCATGGCGCCGATGATTGACGAAGCGATCAACGAACTCAGCGAGGCGGATCGCACCGCGATTGTTTTGCGTTTTTTTGAACATCGTGATTTCCGCGCCGTCGGCGAGGCAATTGGCGCCAATGAAGATGCCGCGCGCATGCGGGTGAATCGCGCGCTCGAACGCCTGGAGGGCGCATTGCGCCGCAGGGGAGTGACTTCCACTGCCGCGGCACTGGGAATCATCCTGGGCGTCCATGCTGTTCACGCGGCGCCGGCTGGGCTCGCCCTGGCAGTGTCGGGCGCCGCTGCTCTCGGGGGGACCGCTGCTTCTGCTGCCACAACAACACAAATCATTGCTATGACTACCGTCCAAAAAACCATTATTACGACTGCGTTGGCAGTTGCGATTGGCGCAGGCCTGTACCAGGCTAAGCAAGCGTCGGCGCTTCGGAAGGAAGTTGCCGCGCTGGAACAAAAACAGGCACCATTGCAGGCGCAGATCGCGCAACTGGAACAGCAACAGGCCGAGGCGAAACAAGTGCTGGCTTCGCTTTCGGAGGAGAACGACACCTTGAAAAAGAAACCTTCCGAAGTTCTGAAACTGCGCGGCGAAGTGGGCCGTTTGCAGGAGGAGAAATCAACGCTCGGGCGGACCGCCGCGTTGAGCAAGGCAACCGAGACCCCCGAGGCGCGCAAGTTCATGCGCGAACAACAGAAGGCCGGGATGTCCATGCTTTACAAGGAGCTCGGACGCCGCGTCAAGCTGCCCGAGGAGAAGGCCGATCAGCTCAACGATCTTCTGGCGGACAACATCATGGAAAACGTCGACCTGATCACGACGGTTCTGCGCGATGGAGGAACGCCCGCGGAGGTTGAGCAAAAGTTTGCAGCGTTGGAGGCGGGTCTGAAGGACAAAGTGAAATCGATGCTCGAGCCTGAAGCCTATGCCGAGTACGAGGAATATACGCGCAACCTGGTGGGGCTGCTGAGCTCGGAACAGTTCAAAGGCAAGCTCACGGGCGAGAACGAGGATAAGGACGCGAAGAAACAGCAGCTCTACAACCTTCTCCTCGAGGAGACTCGCGCTGCGCTCACGCAGGCTGGTTTGCCGCAGGATTATCAACTGCTCCCCATTCTCAACTTCCGGAACATTGCTTTCGAGAACGAAGCAGACCGAAGCCTCCAGCTCCTTTCGGGAGTTTACGAAAAGGTGGCAGCGCGCAGTACCTCGTTCCTCTCAGCCGAGGAACTGAAGAGCTTTGAGGAATTTCGCAAGCAGGCCATTGAGAACAGCCGCATGGGGCTGGTCATGAACCGCAGCCTGATGATGCCCATCGGCAAGTAA